Below is a genomic region from Spirochaetota bacterium.
ATAGAAAGCTTTTCCACCGTCGACGGTCCCGGGATACGCTATGTCGTTTTCCTGAAAGGCTGTTCGTTCCGCTGCATCTATTGCCACAATGTCGACACGTGGAGCGCTGATGGCGGAAAGCCTATCGAAACTTCGGACATACTCTGGGAAGTGAAAAAGAACATCGCCTATCTCGCACCCAATAAAGGCGGCGTTACCGTATCCGGCGGCGATCCGCTCGAACAGCCTGAAGCAATTACCGAGCTTTTTACCGAGGTGCGCACGCTCCCGCTTACCACTTGTCTTGATACAGCGGGGTATCGCCTCGATGGGCCGGTGAAAAAGCTCCTGTCAGTGACCGATCTTGTACTGCTTGATATCAAACAGCCCATCGACTCACGCCATAAGGAACTTACCGGCCACGGCAACAGCACCGTGCTTCTGTTCCAGGACCATCTCGATGAGAACACTATCCCCTACTGGATACGATTCACCGTTGTCGAAGGTGTTAATGACGACGCCGAGACGCTTGCCGCATTGAAACAGCGCGTCAACGGCCGTACGTCGATGGAAAAATTCGAGGTGCTGCCGTATCACACCCTCGGTGCGTATAAATGGAAAGAGCTCGGCATGAAGTCAGCGCTCGAGGGAAAGCCGCCGGCGTCGCAGAAAACGGTCGATGCGGTCTATCGTGCCGTCGGCGTATCGTAGCGGCCTTACCTCCGCAGCATCGCAACCCCAACTATCACGTAAGAAAAGAAAACCACTTCTCCGTGATCTCCGTGGTTTCTCTTTATCTTTATGTGAGGATGCGGGTCGCAACGAATGGTTTGACATACTCGCCGTTTTTTATACACTACGTTCACTATGACCGACACAAAACTGCGCGTCTTCGGCATGCATTGCGCCAATTGCGCGCTTACGATAGAGCATGCGCTTAAGGGCACCGAAGGGATAACGAATGCCGCCGTCAATTTTGCCGGTGAGGATCTCTTCCTTACCTATGACTCACAGCGCATCACGCTCGGGCGCATCGTCGATATGATACGGAAGATCGGTTACCGCGCCGAACCGACGGACGCATCCGAACGCATCGCGGTCGCTGAGCGTGCGGAAGAGAACGATCTCATGCGGCGGCTCACGGTCGGCATAGCCTTCACCGCTCCGGTGCTCATTCTCTCGATGGTCGGCGATCTGCTCGACACATATCTGAAGATCGGGTTCATCGCGATGATACCCTATCGGAACGTCATCGTCTTCCTGCTCACAACACCGGTGCAATGGTATGCGGGCTGGCCCTTCATCAAGCGTGCATGGAGCGAAGTGAAACGGCTTGAGACCGGCATGGACACGCTCGTCTCGATCGGGACGCTTACCGCGTATGTCTATTCGACGGTGCTCCTCGCACTCTGGATTTTCGGCTTCGGCGAGCCGTCGATGCTCCACTACGAGTCATCCGCAGCGGTGATAACCCTCGTCAT
It encodes:
- the pflA gene encoding pyruvate formate-lyase-activating protein, yielding MTLNVHSIESFSTVDGPGIRYVVFLKGCSFRCIYCHNVDTWSADGGKPIETSDILWEVKKNIAYLAPNKGGVTVSGGDPLEQPEAITELFTEVRTLPLTTCLDTAGYRLDGPVKKLLSVTDLVLLDIKQPIDSRHKELTGHGNSTVLLFQDHLDENTIPYWIRFTVVEGVNDDAETLAALKQRVNGRTSMEKFEVLPYHTLGAYKWKELGMKSALEGKPPASQKTVDAVYRAVGVS